The genomic window CTAAAGGGATTGTTGCGGTCAAGAGATACGGAACTTATGATTAACGCGCTAAGCGTATTTGGAGTTAAATGCGATTCGCTAAGCTGCGATGGTACAACAATTTGCGTTATTCCGCCCAAAAATGGCGTTTTTAGTGTAGATGATTGTGCGGTTGTTAATTGCGGCTTAGCTGGAACGGTTATGCGTTTTGTAACGGCTTTAGCGCTGTTTGCAAATAATTGTGTGAAATTTGATGGAGATGAGCAAGCATATGCTCGTCCAATGAAGCCTGTTCTAGATGGATTGGAACAATTGGGCGCAAAAATCGTATATCACGGAAAAGTTGGATTCTTACCATTTAGCGTTATTCCGCCTAAAAATCTTGAATCATATGGTATAAATGACGCGCAAAATTCTTGCAATAATCGCGTTATTCGTATCGACTCTTCGTCATCGTCTCAATTTATATCTGCACTTCTGCTAATTGCATCTCGTGTTCCAGGAGGGCTACAAATCGAGCATATTGGAAGCAAATTGCCTAGTATGCCGCATATTCAAATGACAATGGAAGATGTGCGCAAAGCTGGCGGAGTGGTAGATATGCCAGAAAGTGGAGTATGGCGTGTTAAAGAGCATGATTTGACTTTGCCGCATGAAGTTGTTGTAGAGCCAGATCTTTCTAACGCGGCGCCTTTTATTGGAGCAGCGTTGATTGCTGGCGGATGCGTTAAAATCCCTAATTGGCCTCTTAAAACGACTCAGCCTGGGGGGTTGTTGCCTGGGATTCTTGAGCAAATGGGCGCAAAAATTGTTTTTGAGCATTCTAGATCAGATTCTTCAACATTGTGCGTAACTGGTAGCGGAAAAATTCATGCCATTAAGTCGCTTGATTTGGCTGCTGCTGGCGAGGTTGCGCCAAGTATTGCTGCGATTCTTGCGTTTGCAGACAGTGTAAGCGAGTTACGCGGTATTGCGCATCTAAGAGGCCACGAAACAAACCGCTTGAGTGCAATAGTTACGGAACTAAATCGCGTTGGAATAGGCGCAGAAGAGCTAGATGATGGAATTCGTATTATTCCTAGCAAAAATATGCATGGGGAAGTGATAGAGACTTATGCGGATCATCGCATGGCAACTTTTGCATCAATGTTAGGGCTTCGTATATCTAATATAAGCGTAAAAAATATTGCCACTACGCGCAAAACGCTTCCTGATTTTCCAACAATGTGGAATAACATGCTTAAAGAGTGAGCCTAAATAGTGAGCTTAAATAATATGCTTAAATAACAAATAATCCCGAGTTTTTTTAACCCGGGATTATTTATGTGTTACGTTTTTACGTTACGTTGTTTTACACTACGATTTAGCGTTCAAACTTGTTGCCGTAAGAATCGACTCCATCTTCTGCAATTTGTGCAGACTTTCGAGCGATTGCCAACTCTTCGTTAGTTGGGATTACAGCAATAATCACAGAGCTATCTGGAGTGGAAATAATGCGTGGCTCCTTAGAACGAACCAAGTTCTTCTCTTCATCGAGCTTAACGCCGAATGGAGCAAGCTTTTCGCACACAAGAGCGCGAACAATCTCGTCGTTTTCGCCAACGCCAGCGGTGAATGTGATTACGTCCACGCCGCCCATTTGAGCAGTGTAGTTGCCAATATAGCCAACAATGCGGTGAACGTACACGCCGAGAGCAAGCTTAGCGTCTTCGTCGCCTTCTGCAATTAGCTTGTGAATGTCTCGCAAATCGCCGTGGCCAGTCATACCCATCATGCCAGAACGCTTGTTGAAGAGCGTATCAAGCTCGTCTACGTTCATGTGAGCGTTGCGAATAAGGTGGAACACTACAGCTGGGTCAATATCTCCAGTGCGGCCGCCCATCATTAAACCTTCGAGAGGCGTTAAGCCCATAGAAGTTTCAACTGGCTTGCCAGAAATCTGAGCGGAAGCAGAAGCGCCATTGCCAATGTGCAAAACAATCTGCTTTAAGCCTTCTGCAGGCTTTCCAACAACGCTTGGAACTACAGAGCCAATGTATTCGTGGGAAGTGCCGTGAGCGCCATAGCGACGAATGTGGTACTGGTTTGCAATATCTTTGTTTAATGCGTAAGTTGCAGCAACTTGTGGCAAATCGTGGAAGAACGAAGAATCGAACACCATAATTTGTGGAACATCTGGCAAAAGTTCAGTCATGACTTCAGCGCCAACAGCCTCAGGACCGTTGTGAAGTGGAGCCAAAACAGCCAAATCCTTCACCTTATTAATGGTCTTTTTGTTTACTAATGCAGGCTTAGGGAATGTTAAGCCACCCTGAACAACGCGGTGTCCAACAGCTACGATTCCAGACTTGGAAAGATTTGGACCATATTCCTCGAAGAAGCCGAGTACGCGCTTTAAGCCTTGCTCGTGATCATGCACTGGCTCGTCAAACTCATGCTTTTCGCCATTGAATACGTGCTTGTAGTGTCCGTCAACTGGCTCGCCAATTTTTTCTACAATACCAGATGCAATACCTTCGCCGCTTTCCAAATCGACGAGCTGGTATTTAATCGAACTAGAACCAGAATTGATAACAAGAACGGTTTTTGCCATGAGGGAATCCTCCATAAAGTGTTGATAAGGCTAGTAAATTGCCACGTTTAAGTGTACAGGTAAGTTCCTACAATGAGTAGGTTTTATTAGTCAGAATCTCTGCAGGAACTTACCTATTTATTAAATTTGTTATTTATTGTTAGAATTGTGCTTCCAATGCTGTAAGAGCAACAGTGTTAATAATATCTTGAACCAACGCTCCTCTAGACAAGTCGTTAACAGGCTTGTTTAATCCTTGTAGGATTGGTCCAACAGCTAAAGCGCCGCTAGAACGCTGAACAGCTTTATATCCAATGTTTCCAGCGCATAAATCTGGGAACACAAACACATTTACGTGACCTGCTACATCATTTCCTTTAGCTTTGGACGCAGCAACAGTTTCAGACCATGCAGCGTCAAATTGAATAGATCCAACAACTTTCAAATCTGGGTCTTTTTCTTTTACAAGCCTTGTAGCTTCCTCAACTAAATCAACGTCTGGGCCTTTTCCAGATCCAAGAGTGGAGTAAGATAGCATTCCAACTTTAGGATCTAATCCGAAAGCTTTAGCGGTTTGTGCAGATTGAAGAGCAATGTTAGCCAATTGTTCAGCGTCTGGGTTCAGATTAATAGCACAATCAGCAAATACTGCTACATGATCCTTAAAGCACATAATGAATGCGCCAGAAACAAGCTTAGATCCAGGCTTAGTTTTAATAACTTGAAGAGCAGGGCGCACAGTATTTGCTGTTGAGTTAACAGAGCCAGAAACAAGTCCGTCTGCTAATCCAAGTACTACTAGCATTGTGCCAAAGTAGCTTGCGTCTTTAAGCTGTTCTCTAGCTTGCTCTTCGGTCATGCCTTTCTTTGCGCGCAATTCGCAAAGCTTGCTAATCATTTTGCTAAGAACCTCTTCGTCGCTCATAGATTGGAAGCTTGCTTTGCTAAGAGACTTTAATCCAAGCTCTTGTCCTCTTGCAAGAATAGATTCGCGTTCTCCAACAATAATAATGTTTACAATGTCTCGTTCTAGCAAATAGTCAGCTGCTTTTAGAATGCGGTCTTCTTCTCCTTCTGGAAGCACAATTGTTTTCTTATTTGCTTTAGCTTTTCCAAGCAAGCTGTATTGGAAGGCGTACGGGGTAGTAGGTGCATTAAATGGCTGTTTCAAAGCGCTAATAATCTCTTCATCTGCTACATAATCGTTGAATTTATCTGATTCTGATTCTGATTCGCTTATAGAAGGCAAAGTCCAAAGTGGAGTGCCATTATTGTTTTGAGCGTAGTTTTCTTTTACTTCTTTTGCTAAGTCTTCTTTGCAATCAGTTACAAATACGCCTAATACTTTTGTGTATTCTTTGCTAACGCTTGCACATTGTGCTTCGATTGTTTGCAAGATTTGCTTGCTATCTCTACCTTCTGCGCAAATGCTTAGGAACACTGGAGAAGCTAAGTCGGCTGCCACACTTGCATCAAATCGGAATAAATCTGGATCAAATACAGAAGTAGAATCGCTTGCTACAATAACGCATCCTTGAGCGTTCGTCACGCTAATCAGCTCGTTGAAGTGAGCTACAATGTCTCCTCTTAGTGTGTCTTTGTTTTTACGAACTGCGCATGGGCATGCTGCGATCACTTGTTCTAGAGTCGGTTTTGTATTGCTTGATGCTATTAATTCGCTTGTAAACGCGTCATCATGCTTTGCGGATGGTCTAAAAACAGTTGTTGGATAATGACTTGAAAGAGCTTTTGTAACTCCTAGTGCTACGACATTGCGACTTTGTGCGCAATCTGCGCTGATAATAGTTACGTTAACTAACGACACGACTTTTCTCCTTTGATGCGTCTGTGTTTATTCTATTTTGCATTGCATTTTCGTTTTACTATTCTTCGTATTTCAACGTTGAAAAATTTACATATCAAACGAAGAATCCTCTAGTTATTCTAGAGCTATTTGCGGAACAACAAGCTGATTTTTTAATTTTTTGCATATTTTTTATTAATTTTTTAGGGAGCCAACCTTTCGATTGACTCCCTAAAAATCAACTAAGCAATTTTAGCATTGATAGCTTAAAACTACTCGTTATCGCCAGCGGTTGCAGCGGTAGCGGTGACAGCGCCTGGCTTGTCGGTCTTAACGCCTGGCCATACCCAATCGGTGTAGTCTGGGTGATCAAGACCCTTGTCGACTGCATACTGGAAGGCTTCGAGGCGGAAGTCCTCGAGCTTCTTGATTTCGTCGGCATACTTAGCAGCGTCAACCATGCGCAATGCTTCAGCAGTAAGCTCGTAACGATCCATGTCGTTCACGCGAACCATATCGTATGGCGTGGTGGTGGAGCCCTGCTCCTTGTAGCCATGAACGTTGAAGTTGTCGTGGTTTGGACGATCGTAAATCAAGCCGCGAACGTCATGTGCGTAGGAGTGATAAGCGAAGAGGACTGGCTTGTCAGCAGTGAAGAGATCAGTGAACTCTTCGTCAGTCAAAGCTTCGTTGTTTTCCTTAGCGGACTGCAACTTGAGCAAGTCAACAACGTTAACAACCTTGAACTTAACGCCAAGCTTGTTCAACTTGTCGGCAGCTGCCATCAATTCCTGCTGTGGAACATCACCAACACCAGCGAGAACAACCTGAACTTCGTCATTGTTCTTAGCGTTGGAAGCCCACTTCCACTCAGCAGCACCCTTCTCGAGCTCTTCGCGAGCTTCGTCGAGAGTCAACCAAGTAGCAGCTGGCTGCTTACCAGCGAAGATGGCGTTAATCATGTTGGTGGACTTGTAAGCCTTTTCAGCAACAGCAAGCAACATGTTGGAATCTACTGGGAAGTAGATGCCGATTACGTGATCGTTGTTGAAGGTCTTGTTCAAGAGCACGGAGGTTACGCCTGGATCCTGGTGCGAGAAGCCGTTGTGATCCTGACGCCATACGTGAGAGGATACCAACAAGTTCACAGAGGAGATTGGCTTACGCCATGGGATCTCACGAACGGTAGCCTCAAGCCACTTTGCGTGCTGGTTCAACATGGAATCGATGACGTGTACGAAGGACTCATAAGAGCTCCAGATGCCGTGACGACCAGTGAGCAAGTAGCCCTCGAGGAAGCCTTCCATCTGGTGCTCGGAAAGCTGTTCGGTGACCTGGCCGGTAACAGCCATGTGCTCATCGACTAAGCCAGAAAGGTAGCCAGCATCCCACTGCTTGTTGGTTACTTCGTAAGCAGCCTGCAAACGGTTGGAAGCGGTCTCATCTGGGCCGAAGATACGGAAGGAATCTGGGTTGTTCTTGATGATGTCGCGAGTGTAAACGCCAAGACGACGGGTAGCTTCGAGCTGACCCCAGCCGTGACCGAATTCCTTAACTTCCTTGACTTCGTAATCCTCAAGCTTTGGAAGCTTCAAATCTTCACGAATACGACCACCGTTGGCGTTTGGATTTTCACCAATACGGAGTTCGCCCTTTGGCATGAAGGAAAGAACGTCTTCCTTAACAGCACCCTTTTCGTCGAAGAGCTCTTCAGGCTTGTAGGACTTCATCCAGTTCTTCAAAACCTCGAAGTGAGCTTCGGTATCGCGAGCAGATGCCAGTGGCACCTGGTGTGCACGCCAAGAGCCTTCGGTCTTCTTGCCGTCGATGAACTTCGGGCAGGTCCAACCCTTTGGAGTGCGGAAGATGATCATTGGGTAGTAAGGACGAGTTACATCGTTAGTCTGAGCTTCAGCCTTAATATCGCAAATCTCATCGAAGATGGTTTCGAACATGTCAGCGAAGCGACGGTGGATGGAAAGATGATCCTCATCGTCGAAGCCAGCAACGAACTCGTATGGTTCGTAACCCATGCCGTGGAAGAACTCATGAAGCTCTTCGTCAGAAATACGGGAAAGAATAGTTGGGTTAGCAATCTTATAACCGTTCAAGTGCAAGATTGGAAGCACGATACCGTCGGTACGTGGGTTCACAAGCTTGTTGGACTGCCAACCAGTGGCCAAAGGACCAGTTTCAGCTTCGCCATCGCCGACGATTGCTGGAACGAACAAGCTTGGGTTGTTCATAACAGCGCCGTAAGCGTGAGAAAGTGCATAACCAAGCTCACCACCTTCGTGGATGGAACCTGGGGTTTCAGGAGCGAAGTGAGAAGGAATACCGCCTGGGTAAGAGAACTGACGGAAGAACTTCTGTAAGCCAGCTTCGTCCTTAGTGATCTTTGGATAATATTCAGTGTATGTGCCGTCGAGGTAGGACTGAGCAGTACCAGCTGGGCCGCCGTGGCCTGGACCCATGATGATTACAGTATTCTGCTGGTGATCAGCGATAAAGCGGTTGATGTGTCCAATAAGGAAGTTAAGGCCTGGAGTAGTGCCCCAGTGACCTACCAGACGATGCTTAACATCTTCGCGAGTAAATGGCTCCTTCATTAGAGGGTTGCTGCGAAGATAAATCTGACCGATTGCGAGATAGTTTGCTACGCGCCAATACTTGTCTACGCCTTCGATGGCCGCCTCAGAAACTGGAGCATTTAGCTTCTTCCAAGGGGTGCCAATAACAGGACTCGTCATGTGTACTCCTGTACTCAAGCACTTTTCAGTGCAATTTTAATCATTACCATTTGGTTATAGAGGCTGAAAAACGAATGTATTAGCCTCTTTTTCCATCATTCTCAGTATAGTAACAGCTTTTGACTTTTGTGCGTTTGATTACTCACTACGTGCGATTTTGTTGAAAAAATGTGTTAAAGTGTTCGCAAAAATCTTCTTAAAATTATCATTTATGTTATGTTTTATGTTCACTTTATTGTTATATAAAGCTTGATTGGTTTTAAAACTAGATAAGTCACGGCGTTTCGAAGCGCTGCAACGTCGCAAAGCGCCATTAGTATAAAATGAATCAGCCTTAAATATCACCTTTAAAACATTTGCAAAAAATAAAGTGATAAATAAGGAATATATAAGAAGCGTGTAAATAAGGAGAATCATGGCAAAAGGTCCGGTACTTGTAGTTGACTTCGGTGCCCAATATGCCCAGCTAATCGCTAGAAGAGTGAGGGAAGCAAACGTTTATTCGGAGCTTGTTCCACACTCTATGCCTGTAGAAGAAATGCTGGCAAAAGATCCAAAAGCCATAATTCTCTCTGGCGGGCCTGCTTCCGTTTATGAACCAGGAGCGCCAAAAATTGACACAAAGATTTTTGAAGCAGGAGTTCCAGTGCTCGGAATTTGCTACGGATTCCAAGTTATGGCTCATGAGCTTGGCGGAGTCGTAGACAAAGCCGCATTGGGTGAGTATGGAAAAACGCATGCAACTATTGATGAAGCAGAAGGATTGCTTGCTAATTCTCCATTAGATCAAAATACTTGGATGAGTCACGGAGTGGCAGTTAAGAGCGTGCCAGAAGGATTTGAGGTGCTTGCTCACACTCAAGGTGCTCCAGTTGCAGCTATGCAAGATAAAAGTCGCAAGCTTTACGGAGTGCAATGGCATCCAGAAGTCAAGCATACGCCTTTAGGTCAAAAGCTGATTTCCACATTTTTGCACGAGTGCGCAGGATTGGAAAATGATTGGAATCCTTCGAATATTATAGAAGATCAGGTTGCAAAGATTCGCGCTGAAGTTGGAGATGCACAAGTTATTTGCGGACTTTCTGGAGGAGTAGATTCCGCAGTTGCAGCAGCACTGGTACATAAAGCAATCGGAGATCAGCTCACTTGCGTTTTTGTAGACCATGGCCTTCTCCGTAAAGGCGAAGTTGAGCAAGTGAAGCACGATTTTGTTGAGGCCACTGGAATCAAGCTTATTGCAGTGGATGCAGAAGATGACTTTTTAGATGCGCTTAAAGGCGTGAGTGAGCCAGAGCGCAAGCGCAAGATTATTGGCGAAAAGTTTATTCGCACATTTGAAAAAGCGCAACGTCAAGTTATTGAAGAAGCTGGAAAATCTGGAGCAGAAGTTAAGTTCCTTGTACAAGGCACACTTTACCCAGATGTTGTGGAATCTGGTGGCGGAGACGGTGCTGCAAACATTAAGTCGCATCACAATGTTGGCGGCTTGCCAAAGGACTTAAAGTTTAAGCTTATTGAGCCTTTACGCACTTTGTTTAAGGATGAAGTTCGCGCAATTGGTACGGAGCTTGGGCTTCCAGACGCTATTGTGTGGCGCCAGCCGTTCCCAGGCCCAGGATTGGGAATTCGCATTGTTGGCGAGATTACTCGCGAGCGTTTAGCTGTTCTTAGAGAAGCAGATGCGATTGCGCGCGAAGAGCTTTCGGCAGCTGGATTAGATCGCGATATTTGGCAATGCCCAGTTGTTCTTTTGGCAGATGTTCACTCTGTTGGAGTTCAAGGAGACGAGCGCACATATGGATCTCCAATTGTGCTTCGACCAGTAAGTTCTGAGGATGCTATGACTGCTGATTGGTCGCGAGTTCCTTACGATGTATTGGCAAAGATTTCTACTCGAATCACAAACGAATGTCGCCAGATTAATCGCGTTGTGTTAGACGTTACATCTAAGCCGCCTGCCACAATCGAGTGGGAATAGATGGTTCTAATATAGTGAGGTAGAATCTAGCTCTAAAAAGAATAAAGTAAGAACAAAGCAAAGCCGCAATTCTTGCAGGAAGGAACAATGATGATCCACGGCATAGAAGTATTTACGAGCTTCAATAAAAAGGCGCTTGTAAAGTTAAAGTTTGTGTTGGCAAGAGTTGCGGCTATAACATCTTGCGTCGCTATGATTTTGGCTGGAGCAGTAGTCGCAAGCAGCCCAGCGATTGCAGATGAGGGTGCAAAATCATCTCAAAAAACTACACAAAAAGGTGTAATCGTAACAGCGTTCCAACAAAATTGGAGAAGTATAGCTAAGGAATGCAAAAAAACGTACGGCCCAGAAGGCGTAAAGTACGTACAAGTATCACCTCCGCAAGATCATATTAAAGGTGACCAATGGTGGACAAGCTATCAACCTGTAAGCTATAAGCTAAATTCAAAACTTGGCACAGAAGACGAGTTTAAAAAGATGATTACAACGTGCAAAGCTTCGGGTGTTGGAATTATTGCAGATGCGGTAATAAACCACACAACTGGTTTTGCAAACAAAGACGCTGTTGGTATTGGTGGAAGCAAGTATGATGCTGCAAATCAGTCGTTCCCAGATGCAGGATATACAAAAGACGATTTTCATAAGTCAACAGAAAATATCAACACGTATCGAAAAGCAGAAATCGTTTGGACGCATCGACTTGTTGGACTGTTGGATTTAGACACTTCTAATCCTCATGTGCAAAAAACTTTGGGAGAGTACTTTGCGCATATGTTAAAGCTTGGAGTGGCTGGGTTTAGAGTTGATGCTGCAAAACACATGTCTCCGCAAGATGTAAAGGGCATAAAAGATGCAGCTGCAGAGGCTGCTGGAACAACGCCAGATAAGATTTGGTGGATGCAAGAAACAATAGGGTTTTCTGAGCAAGACCCTAGAATTCAGCCAGACCAATATTTGCAAACTGGTGAAGTGAATGAATTTGAGTACTCTTATAGGCTTAGAAACTATTTTTATGGGTCTATTGAGAATCTTAAACATATCACAGATAAGTTAATTCCAAGCAAAAAAGCTGCGATTTTCGTTACAAATTGGGATACTGAGCGAGATAATGCAAGCAGAGTTTTGACGTATAAAGATGGTAAAAAATACGAGCTTGCAAACGCGTTTATGTTGGCGTATCCATATGGAACTCCAAATGTGTTTTCTGGTTATGAGTTTACAAAACGAGATGAGGGAGCACCTGGAGCTACGCAAACTTCAATTCCTGATGTGAGTTGTGCAAAGGATTCTAAGTGGCAATGCACGCAAAGGCTAACTTCGATTCGCGGAATGATTGGGTTCTACAACGCCGTTAGGGGCACTAAGGTTACTAATTGGCAAGATGATGACGATAATAACGTTGCATTTAGCCGAGGAAACAAGGGTTTTCTTGCGATTAATAATACGGAAGAGCCGCAAAAAGTGAGTTATAAGACTGACTTGCCAGATGGTGAATATTGCAATGTTTATGAGTCTAAAGATTGTACTAAAACTGTGAGCGTTAGTGGCGGAAAAGTAAAGACCACTGTTGATGCGGAATCTGCTGTTGCTCTTCATGTTAATGCTGTAAAAAGTCTTGGAAATGCTAGAGCTAGAAACGTTACAATATTTATTTGCGTGTTTGTTGCGTCAATTTGTACGTTTGTTGTTAATAGAAGATTTGTTGAAAAATCGAAGAAGCTTGCCAAAGGCAATAGTGATGGTGTTAAAACAGGTGAGACTAAAGGTAAGTGATTCTGGAATAAATCTTTAGGTGAGCTTTAGTTGAGCTTTAAGTGATTCTGAAATAAATCAATAGCCTAAAACAGGTTGACTCTGTTAAAACGTTTATTTATAATGATTATTCTGGCTTTATGCCAGTATCTAATTGATAGTTTGATAAATCAAAAGGGGTCGATCGGTTTCGACGGTGATCTGTTCGCCGCGGGGAAGCGTGCCGAGAATGCGAAAGTCCACTCGTAAACGTCCTTTCGCAAAAGAATAAGTGCTAAATCTAATCGCACTGAGTTCGCTCTTGCTGCCTGAGCTTCGCGCCAGGATTAACCAGTGAGCAGCTGCTCCGTTTACCCACTCACGTCTTCGGAGTGGTGCTAAACGTCATTAGAAGACTTGCTTGAATTGCCGAGCTGCAGGGTAGTTCAGGGACTTTTACTGTAGATATGCTCGCCATGAATTGTCTGCGATAACATGGGGGCAGAAAAACTGCCGTACGGCCAGCAGACTACGCACGTAGAAGACTGAGGGTACGGTTTCCGGACCGGGGTTCAATTCCCCGCGACTCCACAAACGCAAAAACGCCACTGCTCACACAGTGGCGTTTTTTGTAGCAAATCCCAATGTTTACAACGCCTTTAGCATAGAACAGTGGGCGTTGTTTACCGCTTGCACACAAGTATGTACGATATGTGATATAGCACATACAACAGACGGAAATAATCAGAGCAAAAGCTCTAGGTATAAGATCTAGAGCTTTTTGATTTTCCTATGCATACTTATTTGCGCCGTATGTTTTGACCTATACCACTTATTTATTTTTATTTTTATCATTAATATCATTGTTTATGTAGTCAACAAAATGTCGTGCTGTAATACGAACAATGTTTTCATCAAAATAAATTTTATTATTTTTAAGCCCATTCAATATGCTTAATTTTTCTCTTAAAATTTTTTCAGCCCGTCTTATTCTTCTAACTTTTTCATCTTGATTATATTGATTAAATTTTTCAATTTGTTCAGAAATTATATCTTGTATGTCTTTTTGTAGTTCTTCATCATCTTTTCTAAATTCTTTGCTTCGTGTTGTTCGTGAATTCGTATTAATTACTGGATGTTTTACGTAATAATCATGAATAATTTTCTTAGATATTTCTACTTCATTAGCCTTATTTGGTAATATCCCTCTGCGTGCATCAATCCATGGCATCTCACTGCGGGCGCGATTTTCTAGTTCTTCAATACTAAAATCAATTAAAGCGTCGCAAACGTTATAGATAGTGAGTAAATTAGAATAAGTAAGATGATTTTTAAGTTCATAAGGTCCTAGAACAATATCTTTACATTCTATAAAAACATCATTAATTCTGTGCATCTTAAATAAATCTAGGCATACTGGACCGTTGCGCCAAGCCTGAAAATTGTTATAGAACAAAGGAGAATTAGTGGATGCTAGGTTATAAGCTTGGCAATAGTAAGAAAGTAATTGTAAGCGATTAATATTCATTTTCCCATAACGTTTTAAAATCGCATATGCTACATGAGAAATAGTAATCATATCTATTCTCCATCGGTGCAGAAAAGACAACAAAATGATTAACGTAAAACCAAATGGAATCCTTTTATAAATCACGTTGAACGAATAATTTTAGTTGTAAAATGCTACGAACACGTGTAAACAATAAAAATCATTCGGTTTTAAGTTAGCGAAAACGGTACCATATAAAATAAAACACATCAACAATAGCGCGTGTCGTTCTCAATGGGGATTGTAATACAGTGTGGTAATCAACTACTGC from Gardnerella vaginalis ATCC 14018 = JCM 11026 includes these protein-coding regions:
- a CDS encoding Panacea domain-containing protein, which gives rise to MITISHVAYAILKRYGKMNINRLQLLSYYCQAYNLASTNSPLFYNNFQAWRNGPVCLDLFKMHRINDVFIECKDIVLGPYELKNHLTYSNLLTIYNVCDALIDFSIEELENRARSEMPWIDARRGILPNKANEVEISKKIIHDYYVKHPVINTNSRTTRSKEFRKDDEELQKDIQDIISEQIEKFNQYNQDEKVRRIRRAEKILREKLSILNGLKNNKIYFDENIVRITARHFVDYINNDINDKNKNK
- a CDS encoding alpha-amylase yields the protein MIHGIEVFTSFNKKALVKLKFVLARVAAITSCVAMILAGAVVASSPAIADEGAKSSQKTTQKGVIVTAFQQNWRSIAKECKKTYGPEGVKYVQVSPPQDHIKGDQWWTSYQPVSYKLNSKLGTEDEFKKMITTCKASGVGIIADAVINHTTGFANKDAVGIGGSKYDAANQSFPDAGYTKDDFHKSTENINTYRKAEIVWTHRLVGLLDLDTSNPHVQKTLGEYFAHMLKLGVAGFRVDAAKHMSPQDVKGIKDAAAEAAGTTPDKIWWMQETIGFSEQDPRIQPDQYLQTGEVNEFEYSYRLRNYFYGSIENLKHITDKLIPSKKAAIFVTNWDTERDNASRVLTYKDGKKYELANAFMLAYPYGTPNVFSGYEFTKRDEGAPGATQTSIPDVSCAKDSKWQCTQRLTSIRGMIGFYNAVRGTKVTNWQDDDDNNVAFSRGNKGFLAINNTEEPQKVSYKTDLPDGEYCNVYESKDCTKTVSVSGGKVKTTVDAESAVALHVNAVKSLGNARARNVTIFICVFVASICTFVVNRRFVEKSKKLAKGNSDGVKTGETKGK